GGTTTACTCTGACTAAGTTGATTATAAAACTGAACTACTTGGGGTTGTACACTTTCGTAAGCTTCTCGCAATTCGGGACTATTTTTTACTCCCATCAAGTGACTGATAATCCCCCAACTCCAGCTTAAACGTTCTTCAATAGCTGTGAGAGGATCTACTAAACCTGACCAAGTTGGAGTTACTGTTGTTTCTAACTTTTCCAGGGCTATTTTCAGTTCTGCTAAAAGAGTAGTTATTGCTGGTACTACTTGTTCTGGTTTAATTTCAGCAAAAGGTGGGATACCTTTGCCTATTAACAAAGGATTATCGTTAGTTACCTGATTCATTATTTATCTGGTTTGAGCTAGTTTATTTTTTTAGCTTAACTTAATCTTTCAGATCTCGAATTCTGGAAGTGTACCTAACTTACGAATCTTGACTGATACATCCATACCTAGATAGTCTTCTGATTCTCCAAACCAAGATCCTGATAGAGGGATGACTTGTGCGGGATGACGGGCGATCGCCACTTGAATCAAATCAAAACCCGCGGTAATCCGATTAGTGGGATCATAAGTACGCCAACCTGCACCAGGTAAGTACAATTGTAGCCAAGCGTGTGTAGCACCTGAGCCAACCATGCCAATTTCTCCCCCATCTAAAGCTTGGTCATAAAGATAACCACTAACAAAACGACAGGCAAAACCGAGACGTCGTAAGGCTTCTATCATCAACCAGGCGTAATCTCGACAAGTTCCTGATTTTAAGCGTAGGGTTTCTGCTGGTGGTTGTGTACCTTCTACTTCTCGTGATTGATAGGTCAAGTCTTTATTGATACTATTCATCATCCTATGTAACACATCCAAGGTCTCGTCTTGATCCCCTGCGACAAAGCTTTTTACCCAACTAGCCAGAATTTCTTCTGAATCTTCCGTGTGAGGACGAATAAAACCTGATAAATCTAGCCATTCATTGGGTGTATATTGTACGGGTACTTCTTCGGCGCGTTCATCTAGGGGAAATTGGGTAATTGCTTGAATCCCAAAATGTTCACATCTGATTTTATAGGCAACAATTAGTTCTTTACCTGATTCGTTAAATTCTAATATGGCAACATTATTGGAAAGTGTATCGGTCATCCAACGAATTTTAGCAGGGATATTGGTATCTA
The sequence above is drawn from the Gloeocapsa sp. DLM2.Bin57 genome and encodes:
- a CDS encoding transglutaminase family protein codes for the protein MSVIYDLEHITTYKYANPVKFGEHRAIFLPTGGYGERVLDYSIDTNIPAKIRWMTDTLSNNVAILEFNESGKELIVAYKIRCEHFGIQAITQFPLDERAEEVPVQYTPNEWLDLSGFIRPHTEDSEEILASWVKSFVAGDQDETLDVLHRMMNSINKDLTYQSREVEGTQPPAETLRLKSGTCRDYAWLMIEALRRLGFACRFVSGYLYDQALDGGEIGMVGSGATHAWLQLYLPGAGWRTYDPTNRITAGFDLIQVAIARHPAQVIPLSGSWFGESEDYLGMDVSVKIRKLGTLPEFEI